The Streptomyces sp. M92 nucleotide sequence GGGATCATTGTCCCGCACGGGCGCTCGCGCCGTGAGCGGGGGTGCTCCCCCCGGTGCCCGGCGCGGGTCCCGTCCCCGGGTGCCCGGGAGGGGGCGGGGTGAACCGCGAGTCAGGCGCCGGTCGGGTCCTCGCCGCGGTCGAGGGCCTTCCAGAGGTCCTCGGGGCGGTCCGGGTCGACGGTCTGCGGCCCCCGGCGCGGACGCGGCGTGCCGTCGCGCTCGTAGCGGCCGGACATCGCGGGCCACCGGCGTCCGTAGCGCAGGGCGAGCAGCCCGGCCACCAGCAGCAGGGCGCCGCCGGCTGCCGCGACGTACGGCCAGGCGGTGTGCGTGAGGGCGCCCACGGTGGCCGAGGTGTCGCCGGCGGCCTCGGCGGCCTTGTCGTCCAGGGCGGAGCCGTCGGAGGCGCCGGCCAGGGCGGCGACGACGGTGCCGGCCCCGCTGAGCGCGAGCACGG carries:
- a CDS encoding TIGR02234 family membrane protein, whose protein sequence is MEYVTAVPHPRTPAAGPARSGRRSLAVALLCGALGAGVALLATRQEWAEGTATVAGGAFPLTAKGSDVTGVPAALAIVGLAALVAVFAVRRAGRLAVAAVLALSGAGTVVAALAGASDGSALDDKAAEAAGDTSATVGALTHTAWPYVAAAGGALLLVAGLLALRYGRRWPAMSGRYERDGTPRPRRGPQTVDPDRPEDLWKALDRGEDPTGA